One genomic window of Bacillus mycoides includes the following:
- a CDS encoding YisL family protein yields the protein MVHMHITAWALGLILFFVAYSLYSAGRKGKGVHMGLRLMYIIIIVTGFMLYMSIVKTATGSMHMWYGMKMLAGILVIGGMEMVLVKMSKNKATGAVWGLFIVALVAVFYLGLKLPIGWKVF from the coding sequence ATGGTACATATGCATATTACAGCATGGGCGTTAGGATTAATTTTATTCTTCGTTGCGTATTCACTTTATTCAGCAGGAAGAAAAGGTAAAGGTGTACATATGGGGCTTCGCCTTATGTACATTATCATTATTGTGACAGGTTTCATGTTGTACATGAGTATTGTGAAGACGGCAACAGGTAGCATGCACATGTGGTACGGCATGAAAATGTTAGCTGGTATTTTAGTTATCGGTGGTATGGAAATGGTTCTTGTAAAAATGAGCAAGAACAAGGCAACAGGGGCAGTTTGGGGATTATTTATTGTCGCGCTAGTAGCGGTATTTTATCTTGGATTGAAATTACCAATTGGCTGGAAAGTATTTTAA
- a CDS encoding DUF2777 domain-containing protein: MVQRKHILYNQPRAHTVGNVEYINNEWVFFDDENDEAFLLEDIAEDGFEILYNNNWLPARFYEQDILQIANEQHSLQNGEMIRIRKKLLLSYNEWLEELPDSVFTLLTESLQSLNYSLYDCMYCHNYLSFLPKDEACEGVNILLFDNDEMICTLQHHFVRHSSSNKNILRFTKVNGEELHLDAT, translated from the coding sequence ATGGTACAACGCAAACATATTTTGTATAACCAACCGCGCGCTCATACAGTCGGTAATGTCGAATATATAAACAATGAATGGGTATTCTTTGATGATGAAAATGATGAAGCTTTTCTATTAGAAGATATTGCTGAAGATGGTTTTGAAATTTTATATAACAACAATTGGCTACCAGCTCGTTTTTATGAACAAGACATATTACAAATTGCAAATGAACAACATTCTCTCCAAAACGGGGAAATGATACGAATTCGAAAAAAATTACTTCTTAGCTATAATGAATGGCTTGAGGAATTACCTGACTCTGTCTTTACATTATTAACCGAATCATTGCAATCACTTAATTACTCTTTATATGATTGCATGTATTGTCATAATTATTTATCATTCTTGCCGAAAGATGAAGCATGCGAAGGAGTAAATATTCTTTTGTTCGATAACGACGAAATGATTTGTACATTGCAGCATCATTTCGTACGCCACTCTTCCTCTAATAAAAATATTTTACGATTTACGAAAGTAAACGGAGAAGAGTTGCATCTCGATGCGACATAA
- the asnB gene encoding asparagine synthase (glutamine-hydrolyzing) translates to MCGITGWVDYKRSLEGERDIVTKMAETLAKRGPDDNKVWIKGNVAFGHKRLIVVDPEGGKQPMTCLKDETSYAICYNGELYNTEDIRKELLRRGYTFKGHSDTEVLLASYIEWKEECVDHLNGIYAFAVWDEKNERVFIARDRLGVKPLFYKYDSGRLLFGSELKAILAHPDVKAEVTLEGLSEIFGLGPSRTPGHGIYAGIQELRPGHAMTFSKDGLCIWRYWNVESKKHEDSFEETVEKTRFLLQDAITRQLVSDVPLCAFLSGGVDSSAITAIAAKEYERSGKGQLHTYSVDYEDNEKYFKANAFQPNSDAPFINLMTETFQTIHHRCVISNEQLAQYLTEAVLVRDLPGMADIDSSLLWFCREIKQDFVVGLSGECADEIFGGYPWFYREDDLQSSAFPWMRSTEAREQLLKKEWRNKLNLQQYVQQRYEESIQEVPILEGESPLEAKRRQLFYLNMVWFMTTLLDRKDRMSMGASLEVRVPFADHRLVEYAWNIPWEMKMYKNREKGLLRKALEGLLPNDILYRKKSPYPKTHNPHYTKAVTVWLQDLLTDKGSILHELFDKEQLSGLIESGGSAFRTPWFGQLMTGPQLLAHLAQIHVWFKEYGVNIKE, encoded by the coding sequence ATGTGCGGGATTACAGGATGGGTGGATTATAAACGCTCATTAGAAGGGGAAAGGGACATCGTGACGAAGATGGCGGAAACGCTAGCGAAACGCGGTCCGGATGATAATAAAGTTTGGATTAAAGGGAACGTCGCATTTGGGCATAAACGGTTAATCGTTGTAGATCCTGAAGGTGGTAAACAACCCATGACTTGTTTGAAAGATGAAACTAGTTATGCGATTTGCTATAACGGAGAGCTCTACAATACAGAAGATATTCGCAAAGAGTTATTAAGAAGAGGTTATACATTTAAAGGGCATTCCGATACAGAAGTACTATTGGCCTCTTATATTGAATGGAAAGAAGAATGTGTTGATCATTTAAACGGCATATATGCGTTTGCAGTATGGGATGAGAAAAATGAACGAGTCTTTATTGCGAGAGATAGATTAGGTGTAAAACCGCTTTTTTATAAATATGATAGCGGACGATTATTATTTGGTTCAGAATTAAAAGCGATACTAGCGCATCCAGATGTGAAGGCGGAAGTAACGTTAGAGGGATTATCGGAAATATTCGGCCTTGGCCCATCTAGAACACCTGGTCACGGTATATATGCTGGTATTCAAGAACTGCGTCCGGGTCATGCGATGACGTTCTCAAAAGACGGTTTATGCATATGGAGATATTGGAATGTGGAAAGTAAAAAACATGAAGATTCATTTGAAGAAACAGTAGAGAAAACTCGTTTTTTATTACAAGATGCGATTACGAGACAATTAGTTTCTGACGTACCACTATGCGCTTTTTTATCAGGCGGTGTAGATTCAAGTGCTATAACAGCAATAGCTGCAAAAGAGTATGAAAGATCAGGAAAAGGGCAATTACACACGTATTCTGTTGACTATGAAGATAACGAAAAATACTTTAAAGCGAATGCGTTTCAGCCGAATTCAGATGCTCCATTTATTAATTTAATGACAGAGACATTTCAAACAATCCATCATCGCTGCGTTATTTCAAATGAACAACTAGCACAGTATTTAACAGAAGCAGTACTCGTTCGTGATTTGCCTGGTATGGCAGATATTGATTCGTCATTATTATGGTTTTGCCGTGAAATAAAACAAGATTTCGTCGTCGGTTTATCTGGAGAATGTGCAGATGAAATATTCGGTGGTTATCCGTGGTTTTATAGAGAAGATGATTTACAATCAAGTGCATTTCCGTGGATGCGTTCTACAGAAGCGCGTGAACAACTTCTAAAGAAAGAATGGAGAAATAAATTAAATTTACAACAATATGTGCAACAACGCTATGAAGAATCCATTCAAGAAGTTCCTATTTTAGAGGGAGAAAGCCCATTAGAAGCGAAGAGACGACAATTATTTTATTTAAACATGGTATGGTTTATGACAACATTATTAGACAGAAAAGACCGTATGAGTATGGGGGCAAGCTTAGAAGTACGCGTTCCATTTGCGGACCACCGACTTGTCGAATATGCGTGGAATATTCCTTGGGAAATGAAAATGTATAAAAACCGCGAAAAAGGTCTATTGCGTAAGGCGTTAGAAGGATTACTTCCAAATGATATATTGTATCGAAAGAAAAGCCCGTATCCGAAAACACATAATCCGCACTATACGAAAGCAGTCACAGTATGGCTCCAAGATTTATTAACGGATAAAGGCTCAATTTTGCATGAATTGTTCGATAAGGAGCAATTGAGCGGGTTGATTGAGTCGGGCGGAAGTGCATTCCGAACGCCATGGTTTGGTCAATTAATGACAGGGCCTCAACTTTTAGCTCATTTAGCACAAATTCATGTTTGGTTTAAAGAGTATGGGGTGAATATAAAAGAATAG
- the katB gene encoding catalase KatB (Bacillus. Distinguish from KatB from KatA.), translating to MNPNNRLTTNQGAPVGDNQNSRTAGRRGPVLLEDYHLVEKLAHFDRERIPERVVHARGAGAHGVFVTKNSMKQYTKAAFLQNEGTETPVFVRFSTVIHGQGSPETARDPRGFAVKFYTEEGNYDIVGNHLPVFFIRDAIKFPDMVHSLKPAPDTNVQTPDRYWDFMTLTPESTHMMTWVFSDYGTPANYREMEGFGVHSFKWINAEGKIVYIKYHWKPQQGVRNLSAKEVQEVQGKDFNHATRDLFDAIEKGNYPKWDLHVQVMQLDETDSLDFDPLDPTKVWPEDRFPLIEVGTMTLNRNPKNFFAEVEQVAFSPSATVTGIEPSEDKLLQGRLFSYPDTQRYRLGANYLQIPVNCPYAAVRNQQRDGAMQVDQNPSTINYEPSRHTENPVEDPAYRDSTMKVEGYVSREKIEKPNDFKQAGERYRSFSKEEQDNLIANLTNDLKDVNERTKLLAVCNFFRADQEYGMRLAQALNVDITQYVGNTPK from the coding sequence ATGAATCCAAATAATCGCTTAACAACAAACCAAGGTGCTCCAGTTGGAGACAACCAAAATTCTCGTACAGCTGGTCGCCGTGGACCGGTATTGTTAGAAGACTATCATTTAGTAGAAAAACTTGCACACTTTGATCGTGAACGTATTCCAGAGCGTGTTGTGCATGCACGTGGTGCAGGTGCTCACGGTGTATTCGTAACGAAAAACAGCATGAAGCAATATACGAAAGCGGCTTTTTTACAAAATGAAGGAACTGAAACGCCTGTATTCGTTCGTTTTTCAACGGTTATTCATGGTCAAGGTTCTCCTGAGACAGCTCGTGATCCGCGCGGGTTCGCTGTTAAATTTTATACAGAAGAAGGAAACTACGATATCGTAGGTAACCATTTACCAGTGTTCTTCATTCGTGACGCAATTAAATTCCCTGACATGGTGCATTCTTTAAAACCAGCACCTGATACAAATGTTCAAACGCCAGATCGTTACTGGGATTTCATGACGTTAACTCCAGAATCTACACATATGATGACATGGGTATTTTCTGATTATGGTACACCGGCAAACTATCGCGAAATGGAAGGTTTCGGTGTCCATTCATTTAAATGGATTAATGCAGAAGGTAAAATTGTTTACATTAAATATCACTGGAAGCCACAGCAAGGTGTACGTAATTTAAGTGCAAAAGAAGTGCAAGAAGTACAAGGAAAAGACTTCAATCATGCAACTCGTGACTTATTCGACGCGATTGAAAAAGGAAATTATCCGAAGTGGGATCTACACGTACAAGTGATGCAATTAGATGAAACGGATTCTTTAGATTTCGATCCACTAGATCCAACGAAAGTATGGCCAGAAGATCGCTTCCCGTTAATTGAAGTAGGGACAATGACGTTAAATCGTAATCCGAAAAACTTCTTCGCGGAAGTAGAGCAAGTAGCGTTCTCTCCAAGTGCAACTGTAACTGGTATTGAACCATCTGAAGATAAATTATTACAAGGTCGTTTATTCTCTTACCCAGATACGCAGCGTTATCGCCTTGGTGCAAACTATTTACAAATTCCTGTAAACTGCCCGTACGCAGCTGTTCGTAACCAACAACGTGATGGTGCGATGCAAGTGGATCAAAACCCATCTACAATCAACTATGAACCGAGTCGCCATACTGAAAATCCGGTTGAAGATCCAGCTTACCGCGATTCAACTATGAAAGTAGAAGGCTACGTATCTCGTGAAAAAATTGAGAAACCAAATGACTTCAAACAAGCGGGTGAGCGTTACCGTTCATTCTCTAAAGAAGAGCAAGATAACTTAATTGCAAACTTAACAAATGACTTAAAAGACGTAAATGAACGCACGAAATTACTAGCTGTTTGTAACTTCTTCCGTGCAGATCAAGAGTACGGTATGCGTTTAGCGCAGGCATTAAATGTTGATATTACGCAATATGTAGGGAATACTCCGAAATAA
- a CDS encoding ammonium transporter, which yields MNTGDTVFIFVTTVMVMLMTPGLALFYGGMVRSKNVLSTTMHSYSAMAIVSIQWIVIGYSLSFGPDWHGLIGNLDWFGLNGVTYAPNPDYSSTIPHNLFMMFQLMFAILTPALISGAFAERMRFSAFLIFILLWTTIVYNPVAHWVWGVGGWLRELGALDFAGGNVVHITSGVAGLVLAIFLGKRKNISGTSPHHLPFTMLGAGLLWFGWFGFNVGSALSLNDVALTAFINTNIAAAASALTWMLSEWFFQSKPTAMGAACGVVSGLVAITPACGFVTPFSALLIGAIGGILCFGAVFFLKNKFGYDDTLDAFGCHGIGGTWGGIATGLFATTTVNGDGANGLFYGNAALLFKQLVAIGATYAFTIIMTYAIIKAINFFLPVRVDEHEEQMGLDISMHGEKAYEYTERVN from the coding sequence ATGAATACGGGAGATACAGTTTTTATTTTTGTAACCACAGTAATGGTCATGTTGATGACACCAGGATTAGCACTTTTTTACGGGGGTATGGTTCGCAGTAAAAACGTACTCAGCACGACCATGCACAGTTATAGCGCAATGGCTATCGTTTCGATTCAATGGATTGTTATCGGTTATTCTTTATCATTCGGACCAGATTGGCACGGACTTATCGGCAATCTCGATTGGTTCGGTCTAAACGGAGTTACCTACGCACCAAACCCAGACTACTCATCTACTATTCCTCACAATTTATTTATGATGTTCCAACTCATGTTCGCTATTTTAACTCCCGCTTTAATTTCAGGGGCATTCGCCGAAAGAATGCGATTTTCTGCCTTTCTTATTTTTATCCTTCTTTGGACAACAATCGTTTACAATCCTGTCGCTCATTGGGTATGGGGCGTTGGCGGATGGCTGAGAGAACTCGGCGCATTAGACTTCGCTGGCGGTAATGTCGTTCATATCACATCTGGCGTTGCCGGTCTCGTATTAGCTATCTTCCTAGGAAAACGAAAAAACATAAGCGGTACCTCTCCTCATCATTTACCATTTACAATGTTAGGCGCAGGCTTACTCTGGTTCGGCTGGTTCGGTTTTAACGTCGGTAGTGCATTATCTTTAAATGACGTAGCTTTAACTGCATTTATTAATACAAATATAGCCGCCGCTGCCTCAGCTCTAACTTGGATGCTTTCTGAATGGTTCTTCCAATCAAAGCCGACTGCGATGGGAGCTGCTTGCGGGGTTGTTTCTGGTTTAGTCGCAATTACGCCAGCTTGCGGATTCGTTACACCTTTCTCCGCTCTTCTTATCGGAGCAATTGGCGGTATATTATGCTTCGGCGCTGTCTTCTTCTTAAAAAACAAATTCGGATACGACGATACACTCGATGCATTTGGATGCCACGGCATCGGAGGAACTTGGGGCGGTATTGCAACTGGACTATTTGCAACTACTACTGTAAACGGTGATGGCGCTAACGGATTATTTTACGGGAATGCTGCACTTCTTTTCAAACAACTTGTAGCGATCGGGGCAACATATGCATTCACGATCATAATGACGTACGCCATTATTAAAGCCATTAACTTTTTCCTCCCTGTTCGCGTCGATGAGCATGAAGAACAAATGGGGCTTGATATTTCGATGCACGGCGAGAAAGCTTATGAGTATACTGAACGAGTAAATTAA
- a CDS encoding alpha-amylase family glycosyl hydrolase, translating into MRFVLKIGIIFLQLEVWGMRVKKIWTKELFICFCLAVILFVPVHTFAEEKREWRDEVIYSIMTDRFNNGEPKNDKQLDVGNLEGYQGGDIRGIIKRLDYIKEMGFTTIMLSPLFESEKYDGLGVQNFQKVNEHFGTENDVKELVNEAHQKGMKVVFQFPYEENEQRLIDSMKWWIKEVDLDGSYVIHSEKKPRTFWDEVQKDLQKVKKDFRIMTKEDNEYYKKIVESFSKADMSVKPLYDVSGREEEFATFLDNQETKRFARIAKENMYYPPSRLKLALTYLYTSPGIPNFYYGTEIALDGGDAPDNRRLMDFKSDEKFMQHITKLGELRQARPSLRRGTFELLYDKDGMSILKRKYKDEVTLVAINNTKETQKVSLPVSAIGDKQELRGLLEDEIIREENGKFYLVLKREESNVYKVSEETGVNWLFISLIVGVNVLFIAFLIVVKKRRK; encoded by the coding sequence ATGCGATTTGTTCTGAAAATTGGTATAATATTCTTACAATTGGAAGTTTGGGGGATGCGTGTGAAAAAAATATGGACTAAGGAACTATTCATTTGTTTTTGTTTAGCTGTTATTTTGTTTGTACCAGTACATACTTTTGCGGAAGAAAAAAGGGAATGGCGAGATGAAGTTATATATTCCATTATGACTGATCGCTTTAATAACGGAGAACCGAAAAATGACAAACAGTTAGACGTTGGTAATTTAGAAGGGTATCAGGGCGGAGATATAAGAGGGATTATAAAAAGATTGGACTACATAAAAGAAATGGGATTTACTACTATTATGCTTTCTCCGCTTTTTGAAAGTGAAAAGTATGATGGATTAGGCGTTCAAAACTTTCAAAAAGTAAATGAACATTTCGGAACAGAAAATGATGTGAAAGAACTTGTAAATGAGGCTCATCAAAAAGGAATGAAAGTTGTCTTTCAATTTCCGTATGAAGAAAATGAACAAAGATTAATAGACTCGATGAAATGGTGGATAAAGGAAGTCGATTTAGACGGAAGTTATGTGATACATAGTGAAAAAAAGCCGCGTACTTTTTGGGATGAAGTGCAAAAGGATTTGCAGAAGGTAAAGAAAGATTTTCGCATTATGACAAAGGAAGATAATGAGTACTATAAAAAAATAGTAGAGTCATTTTCAAAAGCAGATATGTCTGTGAAACCTTTATATGATGTGAGCGGAAGAGAAGAGGAATTCGCTACGTTTTTAGATAATCAAGAAACAAAGCGATTTGCGCGTATTGCAAAAGAAAATATGTATTACCCGCCGTCTCGTTTAAAACTAGCGCTCACTTACTTATATACATCCCCAGGGATACCGAATTTTTATTACGGAACTGAAATCGCATTAGATGGAGGGGATGCTCCAGATAATAGACGATTAATGGATTTCAAATCGGATGAAAAGTTTATGCAGCATATAACGAAGCTAGGTGAACTTAGACAAGCGAGACCATCTTTACGACGCGGTACGTTTGAACTTCTATATGATAAAGATGGAATGAGTATACTAAAAAGAAAGTATAAAGACGAAGTAACATTAGTAGCGATTAATAATACGAAAGAAACGCAAAAAGTTTCCTTACCTGTAAGTGCAATTGGTGATAAACAAGAGTTAAGAGGATTGTTAGAAGACGAAATTATAAGAGAAGAAAACGGAAAATTTTACCTTGTTTTAAAGCGCGAAGAGTCGAATGTGTATAAAGTTAGCGAAGAAACTGGTGTGAATTGGTTATTTATCTCCTTAATAGTCGGTGTGAATGTATTGTTTATTGCATTTTTAATTGTGGTTAAAAAGAGGAGGAAATGA
- a CDS encoding YajQ family cyclic di-GMP-binding protein yields MAKDSSFDIVSKVELPEVTNAINIALKEIQNRYDFKGSKSDIKLEKEVLVLTSDDEFKLDQVKDVLISKLVKRNVPIKNLDYGKVEAASGNTVRQRATLQQGIDKDNAKKINNIIKEMKLKVKTQVQDDQVRVTAKSRDDLQAVIAAVRSVDLPIDVQFINYR; encoded by the coding sequence ATGGCAAAAGACAGTTCTTTTGACATCGTTTCGAAAGTAGAATTACCTGAAGTAACAAACGCAATTAACATCGCATTAAAGGAAATCCAAAACCGATATGACTTTAAAGGTAGTAAAAGTGATATTAAATTAGAAAAAGAAGTACTTGTTTTAACTTCTGATGACGAGTTCAAATTAGACCAAGTAAAAGACGTTCTAATTTCTAAACTTGTAAAACGTAACGTTCCAATTAAAAACTTGGACTACGGAAAAGTTGAGGCTGCATCTGGTAACACTGTTCGCCAACGTGCAACTCTGCAACAAGGTATCGATAAAGATAACGCGAAAAAAATCAACAACATCATTAAAGAAATGAAATTAAAAGTGAAAACACAAGTGCAAGATGACCAAGTACGCGTAACAGCGAAAAGCCGTGATGACTTACAAGCAGTAATCGCAGCCGTTCGCAGCGTTGACTTACCAATCGACGTACAGTTCATTAACTATCGCTAA
- a CDS encoding CvfB family protein, producing MYLQLGSIEQVTVLRETEIGYMVGNEEEEIFLHKNELAGEIAEGDTIDVFLYLDHQNRISATMKEPIITTHDWNWVKVVEVIPSLGVFVDIGVSKDILIPLDEFPIYMPVWPQEGDELYCTLKLTNRDRLIALPARDSDMQEIIVDATPSMRNKNVNGRVYRSLQVGSFILTDEHFRAFLHHTERKEQVRIGERVTGRIIDVKDDGTINISLLPRKEEGMEDDAAVLYAYMEERGGAMPFWDKSNPEDIKERFNMSKAAFKRALGKLMKEEKIYQEEGWTYFKK from the coding sequence ATGTATTTGCAATTAGGATCGATTGAACAGGTAACTGTTTTACGCGAAACGGAAATCGGATATATGGTTGGAAACGAAGAGGAAGAAATCTTCCTACATAAAAACGAATTAGCTGGAGAAATTGCAGAAGGCGATACGATTGATGTATTCTTATACCTTGATCACCAAAATCGTATTTCAGCAACAATGAAGGAACCAATTATTACAACACATGATTGGAATTGGGTAAAGGTTGTAGAAGTTATTCCTAGTTTAGGTGTGTTTGTTGATATTGGTGTATCAAAAGATATACTAATTCCACTTGATGAGTTTCCAATTTATATGCCAGTATGGCCTCAGGAAGGCGACGAATTATATTGTACGTTAAAATTAACGAATCGTGATCGTTTAATTGCTCTTCCGGCAAGAGACAGTGATATGCAAGAAATTATCGTAGATGCAACGCCATCTATGCGTAATAAAAATGTAAATGGACGTGTGTATCGCTCACTTCAAGTTGGTTCATTCATACTAACTGACGAGCATTTCCGTGCTTTCTTACACCATACAGAAAGAAAAGAACAAGTCCGCATCGGTGAGCGCGTAACAGGCCGTATCATTGACGTGAAAGATGACGGTACAATCAACATTTCACTTCTTCCTCGTAAAGAAGAAGGAATGGAAGATGATGCAGCAGTACTTTATGCATATATGGAAGAACGAGGCGGAGCGATGCCGTTTTGGGATAAGAGCAACCCAGAAGACATTAAAGAACGTTTCAATATGAGTAAAGCTGCCTTTAAGCGTGCACTTGGTAAACTGATGAAAGAAGAAAAGATTTACCAAGAAGAAGGCTGGACTTACTTTAAAAAATAA